A window of the Juglans microcarpa x Juglans regia isolate MS1-56 chromosome 5D, Jm3101_v1.0, whole genome shotgun sequence genome harbors these coding sequences:
- the LOC121265174 gene encoding microtubule-associated protein 70-2-like isoform X3, translated as MSSNHIGCNGEAMAAPVLTSTSSFKARTKKPNATASGVLSRAGSDVDDIITFFHGSDPVRVELNRLENELRDKDRELGDALAEVKSLKNSERLKEKAVEELTDELKKVDEKLKATEALLESKNLEIKKINDEKKSALAAQFAAEATLRRVHAAQKDDEMPPIEAIITPLEAELKLARLEVAKLQDDNRALDRLTKSKEAALLEAERTVQLAMAKASLVDDLQNKNQELMKQIEICQEENKILDKMHRQKVAEVEKLTQTVRELEEAVLAGGAAANAVRDYQRKVQEMNEERKTLEREVARAKVTANRVATVVANEWKDANDKVMPVKQWLEERRFFQGEMQQLRDKLAVAERTAKAEAQLKEKYQVRFKVLEERLKAPNGNSRIASEGRSTSNGSSRRQSLGGAENFSRSSSNGFLSKRTPNSQYGTLRSSNASTSLKHVKISSRSFDGGSRSLDRDKLMPVASVNDNVSTNTSDETLISETNGTYEENANGTPIEKTNPEHEDYVSGILYDMLQKEVISLRKACHEKDQTLKDKDDAIEMLAKKVDTLNKAMEIEAKKMRREVAAMGKEVSAMRVSKEHDMRARRVIAPRGAVNSSHLTSASFC; from the exons ATGTCGAGCAATCACATTGGTTGCAACGGGGAAGCAATGGCAGCGCCGGTGCTGACCTCGACCTCTTCGTTCAAGGCTCGAACCAAGAAGCCCAACGCCACCGCCTCCGGTGTCTTGTCGCGAGCTGGCTCCGACGTCGATGACATCATCACCTTCTTTCATGGCTCCGATCCAGTCCGCGTCGAGCTCAACCGCCTCGAGAACGAACTTCGAG ataaagaTCGGGAATTGGGAGACGCACTTGCAGAAGTCAAGTCCTTGAAGAACTCGGAGCGCCTCAAAGAGAAGGCAGTCGAAGAG CTTACAGATGAGCTGAAAAAAGTGGATGAGAAGCTGAAAGCAACCGAAGCTCTTTTGGAGAGCAAG AACCTTGAGATCAAGAAGataaatgatgagaaaaaatcTGCATTGGCTGCACAATTTGCTGCTGAAGCCACACTTCGAAGAGTGCATGCTGCACAGAAGGATGACGAAATGCCTCCCATTGAGGCCATTATAACTCCACTAGAGGCAGAGCTTAAGCTGGCGAGGCTGGAG GTAGCAAAGTTGCAAGATGACAATAGAGCGCTTGACCGGCTTACCAAATCCAAAGAGGCTGCTCTTCTCGAGGCTGAGAGAACTGTTCAGCTTGCTATGGCTAAAGCATCTTTGGTTGATGATctgcaaaacaaaaaccagGAGCTAATGAAGCAGATTGAAATATGCCAG GAGGAGAACAAAATCCTTGACAAAATGCATCGGCAGAAGGTTGCGGAGGTTGAAAAGCTAACCCAAACTGTTCGCGAGCTTGAGGAGGCTGTTTTGGCTGGTGGTGCTGCTGCTAATGCTGTGCGTGATTATCAACGAAAAGTGCAAGAGATGAAT GAGGAGAGAAAAACTTTGGAACGGGAGGTAGCTCGTGCAAAGGTTACTGCAAATCGTGTTGCCACAGTGGTTGCAAATGAATGGAAAGATGCGAATGACAAAGTGATGCCAGTTAAGCAATGGCTTGAGGAAAGAAGATTTTTCCAG GGAGAAATGCAACAGCTCCGAGATAAATTGGCAGTAGCTGAGCGGACTGCAAAAGCAGAAGCGCAACTTAAA GAAAAATACCAAGTGCGATTTAAAGTTTTAGAGGAAAGGCTTAAAGCACCCAATGGTAATTCCCGCATTGCTTCCGAAGGAAGAAGCACAAGCAATGGGTCTTCAAGGCGTCAGTCTCTAGGTGGAGCCGAGAATTTCTCTAGATCATCCTCCAATGGGTTTTTATCAAAGAGAACACCAAATTCACAATATGGAACTCTCAGATCTAGTAATGCGAGCACATCATTAAAGCATGTTAAGATCTCATCTAGATCATTTGATGGTGGGAGTAGATCCCTGGATAGAGATAAGTTGATGCCAGTTGCAAGTGTGAATGATAATGTGTCCACCAATACCAGCGATGAGACCCTAATTAGTGAAACAAATGGTACATATGAGGAGAATGCAAATGGGACTCCAATTGAGAAAACCAACCCAGAACATGAAGATTACGTTTCTGGAATACTGTATGATATGTTACAGAAAGAGGTCATATCTCTGAGAAAAGCTTGCCATGAGAAAGATCAGACACTCAAGGACAAGGATGATGCAATTGAG ATGTTGGCAAAGAAGGTTGATACGTTGAACAAAGCAATGGAAATTGAGGCCAAAAAGATGCGAAGAGAAGTAGCTGCCATGGGAAAGGAAGTTTCTGCCATGCGTGTCAGCAAGGAGCATGATATGAGGGCTCGGCGCGTAATTGCTCCCAGAGGAGCTGTAAATAGTTCTCATTTAACTTCTGCAAG TTTTTGTTAG
- the LOC121265174 gene encoding microtubule-associated protein 70-2-like isoform X2 yields MSSNHIGCNGEAMAAPVLTSTSSFKARTKKPNATASGVLSRAGSDVDDIITFFHGSDPVRVELNRLENELRDKDRELGDALAEVKSLKNSERLKEKAVEELTDELKKVDEKLKATEALLESKNLEIKKINDEKKSALAAQFAAEATLRRVHAAQKDDEMPPIEAIITPLEAELKLARLEVAKLQDDNRALDRLTKSKEAALLEAERTVQLAMAKASLVDDLQNKNQELMKQIEICQEENKILDKMHRQKVAEVEKLTQTVRELEEAVLAGGAAANAVRDYQRKVQEMNEERKTLEREVARAKVTANRVATVVANEWKDANDKVMPVKQWLEERRFFQGEMQQLRDKLAVAERTAKAEAQLKEKYQVRFKVLEERLKAPNGNSRIASEGRSTSNGSSRRQSLGGAENFSRSSSNGFLSKRTPNSQYGTLRSSNASTSLKHVKISSRSFDGGSRSLDRDKLMPVASVNDNVSTNTSDETLISETNGTYEENANGTPIEKTNPEHEDYVSGILYDMLQKEVISLRKACHEKDQTLKDKDDAIEMLAKKVDTLNKAMEIEAKKMRREVAAMGKEVSAMRVSKEHDMRARRVIAPRGAVNSSHLTSARSFGS; encoded by the exons ATGTCGAGCAATCACATTGGTTGCAACGGGGAAGCAATGGCAGCGCCGGTGCTGACCTCGACCTCTTCGTTCAAGGCTCGAACCAAGAAGCCCAACGCCACCGCCTCCGGTGTCTTGTCGCGAGCTGGCTCCGACGTCGATGACATCATCACCTTCTTTCATGGCTCCGATCCAGTCCGCGTCGAGCTCAACCGCCTCGAGAACGAACTTCGAG ataaagaTCGGGAATTGGGAGACGCACTTGCAGAAGTCAAGTCCTTGAAGAACTCGGAGCGCCTCAAAGAGAAGGCAGTCGAAGAG CTTACAGATGAGCTGAAAAAAGTGGATGAGAAGCTGAAAGCAACCGAAGCTCTTTTGGAGAGCAAG AACCTTGAGATCAAGAAGataaatgatgagaaaaaatcTGCATTGGCTGCACAATTTGCTGCTGAAGCCACACTTCGAAGAGTGCATGCTGCACAGAAGGATGACGAAATGCCTCCCATTGAGGCCATTATAACTCCACTAGAGGCAGAGCTTAAGCTGGCGAGGCTGGAG GTAGCAAAGTTGCAAGATGACAATAGAGCGCTTGACCGGCTTACCAAATCCAAAGAGGCTGCTCTTCTCGAGGCTGAGAGAACTGTTCAGCTTGCTATGGCTAAAGCATCTTTGGTTGATGATctgcaaaacaaaaaccagGAGCTAATGAAGCAGATTGAAATATGCCAG GAGGAGAACAAAATCCTTGACAAAATGCATCGGCAGAAGGTTGCGGAGGTTGAAAAGCTAACCCAAACTGTTCGCGAGCTTGAGGAGGCTGTTTTGGCTGGTGGTGCTGCTGCTAATGCTGTGCGTGATTATCAACGAAAAGTGCAAGAGATGAAT GAGGAGAGAAAAACTTTGGAACGGGAGGTAGCTCGTGCAAAGGTTACTGCAAATCGTGTTGCCACAGTGGTTGCAAATGAATGGAAAGATGCGAATGACAAAGTGATGCCAGTTAAGCAATGGCTTGAGGAAAGAAGATTTTTCCAG GGAGAAATGCAACAGCTCCGAGATAAATTGGCAGTAGCTGAGCGGACTGCAAAAGCAGAAGCGCAACTTAAA GAAAAATACCAAGTGCGATTTAAAGTTTTAGAGGAAAGGCTTAAAGCACCCAATGGTAATTCCCGCATTGCTTCCGAAGGAAGAAGCACAAGCAATGGGTCTTCAAGGCGTCAGTCTCTAGGTGGAGCCGAGAATTTCTCTAGATCATCCTCCAATGGGTTTTTATCAAAGAGAACACCAAATTCACAATATGGAACTCTCAGATCTAGTAATGCGAGCACATCATTAAAGCATGTTAAGATCTCATCTAGATCATTTGATGGTGGGAGTAGATCCCTGGATAGAGATAAGTTGATGCCAGTTGCAAGTGTGAATGATAATGTGTCCACCAATACCAGCGATGAGACCCTAATTAGTGAAACAAATGGTACATATGAGGAGAATGCAAATGGGACTCCAATTGAGAAAACCAACCCAGAACATGAAGATTACGTTTCTGGAATACTGTATGATATGTTACAGAAAGAGGTCATATCTCTGAGAAAAGCTTGCCATGAGAAAGATCAGACACTCAAGGACAAGGATGATGCAATTGAG ATGTTGGCAAAGAAGGTTGATACGTTGAACAAAGCAATGGAAATTGAGGCCAAAAAGATGCGAAGAGAAGTAGCTGCCATGGGAAAGGAAGTTTCTGCCATGCGTGTCAGCAAGGAGCATGATATGAGGGCTCGGCGCGTAATTGCTCCCAGAGGAGCTGTAAATAGTTCTCATTTAACTTCTGCAAG ATCATTTGGTTCATAA
- the LOC121265174 gene encoding microtubule-associated protein 70-2-like isoform X1 codes for MSSNHIGCNGEAMAAPVLTSTSSFKARTKKPNATASGVLSRAGSDVDDIITFFHGSDPVRVELNRLENELRDKDRELGDALAEVKSLKNSERLKEKAVEELTDELKKVDEKLKATEALLESKNLEIKKINDEKKSALAAQFAAEATLRRVHAAQKDDEMPPIEAIITPLEAELKLARLEVAKLQDDNRALDRLTKSKEAALLEAERTVQLAMAKASLVDDLQNKNQELMKQIEICQEENKILDKMHRQKVAEVEKLTQTVRELEEAVLAGGAAANAVRDYQRKVQEMNEERKTLEREVARAKVTANRVATVVANEWKDANDKVMPVKQWLEERRFFQGEMQQLRDKLAVAERTAKAEAQLKEKYQVRFKVLEERLKAPNGNSRIASEGRSTSNGSSRRQSLGGAENFSRSSSNGFLSKRTPNSQYGTLRSSNASTSLKHVKISSRSFDGGSRSLDRDKLMPVASVNDNVSTNTSDETLISETNGTYEENANGTPIEKTNPEHEDYVSGILYDMLQKEVISLRKACHEKDQTLKDKDDAIEMLAKKVDTLNKAMEIEAKKMRREVAAMGKEVSAMRVSKEHDMRARRVIAPRGAVNSSHLTSARNAGNS; via the exons ATGTCGAGCAATCACATTGGTTGCAACGGGGAAGCAATGGCAGCGCCGGTGCTGACCTCGACCTCTTCGTTCAAGGCTCGAACCAAGAAGCCCAACGCCACCGCCTCCGGTGTCTTGTCGCGAGCTGGCTCCGACGTCGATGACATCATCACCTTCTTTCATGGCTCCGATCCAGTCCGCGTCGAGCTCAACCGCCTCGAGAACGAACTTCGAG ataaagaTCGGGAATTGGGAGACGCACTTGCAGAAGTCAAGTCCTTGAAGAACTCGGAGCGCCTCAAAGAGAAGGCAGTCGAAGAG CTTACAGATGAGCTGAAAAAAGTGGATGAGAAGCTGAAAGCAACCGAAGCTCTTTTGGAGAGCAAG AACCTTGAGATCAAGAAGataaatgatgagaaaaaatcTGCATTGGCTGCACAATTTGCTGCTGAAGCCACACTTCGAAGAGTGCATGCTGCACAGAAGGATGACGAAATGCCTCCCATTGAGGCCATTATAACTCCACTAGAGGCAGAGCTTAAGCTGGCGAGGCTGGAG GTAGCAAAGTTGCAAGATGACAATAGAGCGCTTGACCGGCTTACCAAATCCAAAGAGGCTGCTCTTCTCGAGGCTGAGAGAACTGTTCAGCTTGCTATGGCTAAAGCATCTTTGGTTGATGATctgcaaaacaaaaaccagGAGCTAATGAAGCAGATTGAAATATGCCAG GAGGAGAACAAAATCCTTGACAAAATGCATCGGCAGAAGGTTGCGGAGGTTGAAAAGCTAACCCAAACTGTTCGCGAGCTTGAGGAGGCTGTTTTGGCTGGTGGTGCTGCTGCTAATGCTGTGCGTGATTATCAACGAAAAGTGCAAGAGATGAAT GAGGAGAGAAAAACTTTGGAACGGGAGGTAGCTCGTGCAAAGGTTACTGCAAATCGTGTTGCCACAGTGGTTGCAAATGAATGGAAAGATGCGAATGACAAAGTGATGCCAGTTAAGCAATGGCTTGAGGAAAGAAGATTTTTCCAG GGAGAAATGCAACAGCTCCGAGATAAATTGGCAGTAGCTGAGCGGACTGCAAAAGCAGAAGCGCAACTTAAA GAAAAATACCAAGTGCGATTTAAAGTTTTAGAGGAAAGGCTTAAAGCACCCAATGGTAATTCCCGCATTGCTTCCGAAGGAAGAAGCACAAGCAATGGGTCTTCAAGGCGTCAGTCTCTAGGTGGAGCCGAGAATTTCTCTAGATCATCCTCCAATGGGTTTTTATCAAAGAGAACACCAAATTCACAATATGGAACTCTCAGATCTAGTAATGCGAGCACATCATTAAAGCATGTTAAGATCTCATCTAGATCATTTGATGGTGGGAGTAGATCCCTGGATAGAGATAAGTTGATGCCAGTTGCAAGTGTGAATGATAATGTGTCCACCAATACCAGCGATGAGACCCTAATTAGTGAAACAAATGGTACATATGAGGAGAATGCAAATGGGACTCCAATTGAGAAAACCAACCCAGAACATGAAGATTACGTTTCTGGAATACTGTATGATATGTTACAGAAAGAGGTCATATCTCTGAGAAAAGCTTGCCATGAGAAAGATCAGACACTCAAGGACAAGGATGATGCAATTGAG ATGTTGGCAAAGAAGGTTGATACGTTGAACAAAGCAATGGAAATTGAGGCCAAAAAGATGCGAAGAGAAGTAGCTGCCATGGGAAAGGAAGTTTCTGCCATGCGTGTCAGCAAGGAGCATGATATGAGGGCTCGGCGCGTAATTGCTCCCAGAGGAGCTGTAAATAGTTCTCATTTAACTTCTGCAAG GAATGCTGGAAACTCATAG